In Perognathus longimembris pacificus isolate PPM17 chromosome 3, ASM2315922v1, whole genome shotgun sequence, a single window of DNA contains:
- the LOC125348295 gene encoding 40S ribosomal protein S12-like gives MAEEGIAAGGVMDVNTALQEVLKTALIHDGLARGIRKAAKALDKRQAHLCVLASNCNEPMYVKLVEALCAEHQINLIKVDDNKKLGEWVGLCKIDREGKPRKVVGCSCVVVKDYGKESQAKDVIEEYFKCKK, from the coding sequence ATGGCCGAGGAAGGCATTGCTGCTGGAGGTGTAATGGACGTTAATACAGCTTTACAAGAGGTGCTGAAGACCGCCCTCATCCACGACGGCCTAGCACGTGGAATCCGCAAAGCTGCCAAAGCCTTAGACAAGCGCCAAGCACATCTGTGTGTGCTTGCATCCAACTGCAATGAGCCCATGTATGTCAAGTTGGTGGAGGCCCTTTGTGCTGAGCACCAAATCAACCTTATTAAGGTCGATGACAACAAAAAACTAGGGGAGTGGGTAGGCCTCTGCAAAATAGATCGCGAGGGAAAACCCCGTAAAGTGGTTGGTTGCAGTTGTGTCGTGGTTAAGGACTATGGCAAAGAGTCTCAGGCCAAGGATGTCATCGAAGAATACTTCAAATGcaagaaatga